The Vibrio sp. SNU_ST1 genome has a segment encoding these proteins:
- a CDS encoding phosphoethanolamine transferase, with product MTINSPRNHVFHIIGIVCFLIIAAVLNTDKLVSAPLKGSVHTVLLSMLLYGILRGLSFSNTVRFIFALIVSIEFFVQLSYQSSLTISIVMSVINAPINESASFASQHFFEVLFAVVICIILTLFTFTGPKIWGVLMAGVGGAYLLIPFLIKIPGVYSDAFYEDYIDKGTSRGNSEAFSAVEYTFHKLSLRFPPFESAIAVVDSINLLNMQVELTSSWSEVSSKPEATDILVIGIGESLRSGNMELYGYSRNTTPQLSSIQSQLTIHYNTYAAGANTWSSIPAAMTKTDVLPDLSKSVIHLANDAGYETFWLSNQAEFGQWDFSITSLAKQADHTYFTAQDEGGSQLDDVLYGKLKQTLSQPGVKKLIILHFYGSHMAFSDRYDENFSVFESDNQDLDEYDNSVLYTDYWQAKLIHLVSDNGGKYLFFSDHGLGHPEGDMALKHDVRTPPDIESLKVPLFMTKDNSIEIPNDHPVSLFYFECLFSEWSGITALELQKDNYCDGKLISEEVKYLDSNMSTRTSQVPVL from the coding sequence ATGACAATAAATAGCCCTAGGAATCATGTTTTTCACATAATTGGCATTGTTTGCTTTTTGATTATCGCGGCAGTTTTGAATACAGATAAGCTAGTATCAGCGCCTCTCAAAGGAAGTGTTCACACTGTTCTTCTATCAATGCTGCTCTATGGTATTTTACGTGGTTTATCATTTTCTAACACCGTTCGATTTATATTCGCGCTCATAGTCAGCATCGAGTTTTTTGTTCAATTGAGCTATCAATCTTCGCTTACCATCAGCATAGTCATGAGTGTTATTAACGCGCCAATTAATGAATCAGCGAGCTTTGCCTCTCAACACTTTTTTGAAGTTCTCTTCGCAGTGGTCATTTGCATTATTCTCACGTTATTTACCTTTACCGGGCCCAAAATTTGGGGGGTATTGATGGCTGGTGTGGGAGGGGCTTATCTACTCATTCCATTTTTGATCAAGATACCAGGCGTTTATAGCGATGCGTTCTACGAAGATTACATAGACAAAGGAACATCACGAGGTAATTCTGAGGCATTCAGTGCCGTTGAATACACGTTTCATAAGCTCTCTTTAAGATTTCCTCCCTTTGAGAGCGCTATCGCAGTAGTAGATTCTATCAACTTACTCAATATGCAGGTGGAGCTTACTAGCTCGTGGTCAGAAGTGTCTTCAAAACCAGAGGCTACAGACATTTTAGTCATCGGCATAGGTGAATCACTACGTTCAGGGAACATGGAGCTCTATGGATATTCACGAAATACGACTCCACAGCTTTCTTCAATACAGTCTCAACTGACAATTCACTATAATACTTATGCGGCAGGAGCGAACACTTGGAGTTCGATACCAGCGGCAATGACAAAAACAGATGTGCTACCTGACCTTTCCAAATCAGTGATTCATCTAGCAAATGATGCAGGTTACGAGACTTTTTGGTTATCAAATCAGGCGGAGTTTGGGCAATGGGACTTCTCGATTACAAGTTTGGCAAAACAGGCTGATCATACTTATTTCACCGCGCAAGATGAAGGTGGCAGTCAGCTCGATGACGTATTATATGGAAAGTTAAAGCAAACACTTTCACAACCCGGAGTTAAGAAGCTCATCATTCTCCATTTCTACGGATCACACATGGCGTTTTCGGATCGTTATGACGAAAACTTTTCTGTCTTTGAATCAGACAATCAAGACCTTGATGAGTATGACAACAGCGTTCTTTATACTGACTATTGGCAAGCCAAACTCATTCATCTGGTTAGCGACAATGGAGGAAAGTACTTATTCTTTTCTGATCACGGGTTGGGGCACCCCGAAGGAGATATGGCATTGAAGCACGATGTCAGAACCCCGCCGGATATTGAGTCGCTAAAAGTGCCATTGTTTATGACAAAAGACAATTCAATCGAAATTCCAAACGACCACCCAGTTTCTCTGTTCTACTTCGAATGCCTATTTTCAGAATGGTCAGGTATTACGGCATTGGAGTTACAAAAAGACAATTATTGCGATGGAAAATTAATCTCAGAAGAGGTTAAGTATTTGGATTCAAATATGAGTACAAGGACGTCACAAGTCCCCGTTTTATGA
- the fdhD gene encoding formate dehydrogenase accessory sulfurtransferase FdhD, giving the protein MVKPNIIKTSENPLQTIEVEVFDEYGEKLTKQIACERPLTVMLNWKEIVTLMTLGSRPESLVLGYLKNQSFLSDPEAVESIIIDWETSSAAVITQEDTSQLEQALKKKTVTSGCGQGTMYGNVMKQLEDYQVPQNKIKQSEIYTALEALTHYNDTYKKAGAVHGCAVCKDDKVLSFVEDVGRHNAVDTLAGEMWLNKESGEDKIFYTTGRLTSEMVIKVAQMGIPVLLSRSGVTQMGLDLAQKFGITTIARAKGLRFQVFTGADKIDFDVKGSEKN; this is encoded by the coding sequence GTGGTAAAACCAAACATAATAAAAACCAGTGAGAACCCACTTCAGACAATCGAAGTTGAAGTGTTTGATGAATATGGTGAGAAGCTAACCAAACAGATCGCTTGCGAACGCCCTCTTACCGTCATGTTGAACTGGAAAGAGATCGTAACCCTGATGACACTCGGCTCGCGCCCTGAATCTTTAGTCTTGGGTTATTTGAAGAACCAAAGCTTCCTTTCCGACCCTGAAGCGGTTGAATCTATCATCATCGATTGGGAAACCAGCTCTGCTGCGGTTATCACCCAAGAAGACACGAGCCAACTTGAGCAAGCGCTTAAGAAGAAGACAGTGACCTCGGGCTGTGGTCAAGGCACCATGTACGGCAACGTGATGAAGCAGTTGGAAGATTACCAAGTGCCTCAAAACAAGATTAAGCAATCTGAAATCTACACTGCGCTTGAAGCGTTGACGCATTACAATGACACCTATAAAAAAGCTGGAGCAGTACACGGTTGCGCGGTTTGCAAAGACGACAAGGTTCTATCGTTTGTTGAAGATGTTGGCCGACACAATGCCGTTGATACATTGGCTGGTGAGATGTGGCTTAACAAAGAGTCAGGTGAAGATAAGATTTTTTACACTACAGGCCGCCTGACTTCTGAAATGGTCATCAAAGTCGCACAGATGGGTATCCCAGTTCTGCTATCACGCTCTGGTGTAACGCAAATGGGGCTAGATTTGGCTCAGAAGTTCGGCATCACCACCATTGCTCGTGCTAAAGGTTTACGCTTCCAAGTGTTCACCGGTGCAGACAAGATTGATTTTGATGTGAAAGGCAGCGAAAAAAATTGA
- a CDS encoding mechanosensitive ion channel family protein, whose product MKKLFILLFVGLASAVSFPTFATEELANVENISKIASLVRWSGVFFSMIVIAAMWLLLKFINSLVTSFGSQFVQYRMLLQKLQSFTQFFIYVSTGLIVFMMSFRINDQILALIGGTLAVSVGFALKDLAASFIAGITVMIDRPFQVGDRVTFEGNYGDIITIGLRSVRMRTLNDDIITIPNNKFLNEVTTSGNYGALDMQVVIPFYVGMNEDITLARDLIQEAASSSRYIHLPKPVTVLVKQTITDNYLAIQLTCKAYVVDTAYEKLFETDITLRVMKEFKKHNINPPKISVAAH is encoded by the coding sequence ATGAAGAAGTTATTTATCCTACTATTTGTTGGCTTGGCAAGTGCTGTCAGTTTCCCGACCTTTGCGACGGAAGAGTTAGCTAACGTAGAAAACATCTCTAAGATAGCGAGCTTGGTGCGATGGAGCGGCGTGTTCTTCTCCATGATCGTTATTGCCGCAATGTGGTTGTTGCTTAAGTTTATCAATTCGTTGGTGACCAGTTTTGGTAGTCAGTTCGTGCAATATCGAATGCTGCTACAAAAGCTGCAATCGTTTACTCAGTTCTTTATCTACGTGAGCACCGGTCTTATCGTGTTCATGATGAGCTTTAGAATCAACGACCAAATCTTAGCTTTGATTGGTGGTACCCTCGCCGTGTCGGTCGGCTTTGCGCTTAAAGACTTGGCAGCATCGTTTATCGCCGGCATCACTGTGATGATTGACAGACCCTTTCAGGTTGGTGACCGCGTCACGTTCGAAGGCAACTACGGCGACATCATCACCATTGGTTTACGTTCGGTACGAATGAGAACCCTGAACGATGACATCATTACCATTCCGAACAATAAGTTCTTAAATGAAGTGACCACCAGTGGTAACTATGGCGCATTGGATATGCAAGTGGTGATTCCGTTTTACGTCGGTATGAATGAAGACATCACCCTAGCCCGCGACCTGATTCAAGAAGCTGCGTCTTCAAGTCGTTACATACACTTGCCAAAGCCAGTAACGGTTCTGGTTAAACAGACGATTACGGATAACTACTTAGCGATACAGTTAACTTGTAAGGCTTACGTCGTAGACACGGCGTATGAGAAGTTATTTGAAACCGACATTACCTTACGTGTGATGAAAGAGTTTAAAAAGCACAACATCAACCCGCCGAAAATATCAGTGGCGGCACATTAA
- a CDS encoding ATP-binding protein yields the protein MRSLSRFLILTLAILSWPSHANLEYDLQSQPQVSDSAVDLDARIDSLPDPLFMEPSDRRRVNILLAEVLRVQKQEIKIFEQQIQAYRDNNDVDQWFEVQTSYVTLNSLNVSKQRLLEQTNSANKERLTGFGPYGVTQFKQEWELTKLNIEYLAYFQIRSFKALVNDIFISPVPVIGASLKVLFIYFGLVWWLANSTRLIELFRINFLEAKMTPPFLVRVIWYISRAESAIAWLIAITLSLRVLSSIPSLQHLIFLEIFTWWILGGSIAISFILEFAYRLGRTSNQEVIALRLSTIRRYVWSFIVAGVILQISSITLGKGTIYSWIYSALFFWFVLVTVSVLRLWRAKVFDTLQHISERPVWVNWAVNRKDTLLLNILATAIGIVWLSVYNFQHRIMALLSNYTLFSQALAYLFRIEVAKQSDLDKNQQNLVRIKGDQTYEYILPGNIDSTLIDYAGDEVKQLSRYLMSDSPAICIVSGERGVGATTLLYTLLHKVFNAEPVYVSCPYAGYQELLAHLAVSIGLEEEATEIQILAHLRKSNITYLIAIDNAQRLVKPMVGGLSDLIRLTNLLRRSKKNHRVVISIAKSSWRFVDRARGERLLFDLVCFLPRWTEKQVGELLNSRINTALEKPLSFDGLVVPKQWDQDDMSEEERARQGFYRILWHYSDGNPTVALRFFRLSLNRNKETDQAVVRLFHVPEAQELENMPKPMLAVLRSIVQLEIASPEVLSECTQLSTAEITGILRYFESRGYIGWHEEKARISEHWFRHITNVLDRQHLLVK from the coding sequence ATGCGTTCACTATCGCGCTTCTTAATCCTCACTTTGGCCATTCTCTCATGGCCTAGTCATGCCAACTTGGAATATGACTTACAATCTCAGCCGCAGGTATCCGATTCTGCTGTTGACCTCGATGCTCGAATTGATTCGTTACCCGACCCCCTCTTTATGGAGCCGTCGGACCGACGCCGAGTTAATATCTTGTTAGCTGAAGTTCTGCGAGTTCAAAAGCAGGAAATCAAAATCTTCGAGCAGCAGATACAAGCTTATAGAGATAACAACGACGTCGATCAATGGTTTGAGGTTCAAACCAGTTACGTCACTTTGAATAGCTTAAACGTCAGTAAACAACGCCTTCTAGAACAGACGAACTCTGCGAACAAAGAGCGCTTAACCGGTTTTGGTCCTTATGGTGTTACCCAGTTTAAGCAAGAATGGGAATTGACCAAGCTCAATATTGAGTATCTTGCATACTTCCAAATCCGAAGCTTCAAGGCGTTAGTTAACGATATCTTTATTTCGCCCGTGCCTGTGATTGGTGCGTCGTTAAAAGTGTTGTTCATCTATTTCGGTTTAGTGTGGTGGCTTGCTAACAGCACTCGCTTAATTGAGTTGTTTCGAATTAACTTTCTTGAAGCGAAAATGACCCCTCCTTTTCTGGTTCGTGTGATTTGGTACATCAGCCGCGCTGAAAGTGCGATTGCTTGGCTAATTGCCATCACATTGTCATTGAGAGTGCTTTCTAGTATCCCTAGTCTGCAACATTTGATTTTCCTGGAGATCTTCACGTGGTGGATTCTAGGTGGTTCGATTGCCATCAGCTTTATTTTGGAATTTGCCTACCGTTTGGGTCGTACATCCAATCAAGAAGTGATCGCGCTGCGCCTATCGACTATCCGCCGTTACGTGTGGAGCTTCATTGTGGCGGGTGTGATTCTGCAAATATCAAGTATTACGCTAGGCAAAGGCACGATTTATAGTTGGATATATAGCGCCCTGTTTTTCTGGTTTGTATTGGTTACGGTTTCAGTGCTCAGGTTATGGAGAGCGAAGGTCTTCGATACACTTCAACACATTTCTGAACGTCCGGTATGGGTGAATTGGGCGGTAAACCGAAAGGATACGTTGTTACTTAATATATTGGCGACAGCCATTGGTATCGTGTGGCTGAGCGTTTACAACTTCCAACACCGAATTATGGCCCTTCTGTCTAACTACACGCTGTTTAGCCAAGCTTTGGCGTATCTGTTTAGAATCGAAGTGGCTAAGCAGTCAGATCTTGATAAGAATCAGCAAAACTTGGTTCGAATCAAAGGCGACCAAACGTATGAATACATTCTGCCGGGTAATATAGACAGTACGTTAATTGACTATGCCGGTGACGAGGTTAAGCAACTGTCTCGCTACTTGATGTCAGACAGCCCGGCTATCTGTATTGTTTCAGGCGAGCGTGGTGTGGGCGCGACAACGCTGCTTTATACCTTGCTGCACAAAGTATTTAACGCTGAGCCCGTATATGTAAGCTGCCCTTACGCTGGTTACCAAGAGCTGTTGGCACATCTAGCCGTGAGCATAGGCTTAGAAGAAGAAGCGACTGAAATTCAAATATTAGCGCACCTTCGTAAGAGCAATATCACTTACCTTATCGCGATTGATAACGCACAACGACTGGTGAAACCAATGGTCGGTGGCCTGTCTGATTTGATTCGTTTGACCAACCTTCTGCGTCGTTCTAAAAAGAACCACCGTGTCGTGATATCGATCGCCAAATCAAGTTGGCGATTTGTGGATAGGGCGCGTGGTGAGCGTCTGCTGTTTGATTTGGTGTGCTTCCTTCCGCGTTGGACAGAGAAACAAGTGGGTGAACTTCTAAATAGCCGTATCAATACGGCTCTTGAGAAGCCGTTGTCTTTTGATGGCTTAGTAGTCCCTAAACAGTGGGACCAAGATGATATGAGTGAAGAAGAACGCGCACGCCAAGGTTTCTATCGAATTTTGTGGCACTACTCTGATGGCAACCCTACCGTTGCGCTGCGTTTCTTCCGACTTTCTTTGAACCGAAATAAAGAGACAGATCAAGCGGTAGTACGTTTATTCCATGTCCCTGAAGCGCAGGAACTAGAGAATATGCCTAAACCTATGTTGGCTGTACTTCGTTCTATCGTACAACTGGAAATCGCTTCTCCGGAAGTGTTGTCTGAATGTACACAGCTGAGCACTGCAGAGATAACGGGGATTCTACGTTACTTTGAAAGCCGTGGTTATATTGGTTGGCATGAAGAAAAGGCTCGAATTTCCGAGCACTGGTTTCGCCACATTACTAACGTTCTTGATCGTCAACATCTACTGGTGAAGTAA
- a CDS encoding ABC-F family ATPase — protein MISTANITQQFGAKPLFENISVKFGEGNRYGLIGANGCGKSTFMKILSGELEPSAGNVSYDPNERVAKLNQDQFAYEEFTVIDTVIMGHKELWAIKQERDRIYSLPEMSEEDGMKVADLEVQFAEMDGYMAEAKAGELLLAVGIEESMHFGLMSEVAPGWKLRVLLSQVLFADPHIMLLDEPTNNLDMDTIKWLEDTLNQRNCTMIIISHDRHFLNSVCTHMADLDYGELRLFPGNYDEYMTAATQARERLLSDNAKKKAQIAELQTFVSRFSANASKAKQATSRAKQIDKIQLDEVKASSRQNPFIRFEQSKELFRNALVIENLSQGFEEDLYNKFDGIFEVGERVAIIGENGVGKTTLLNTLAGALEPRTGEYKWSENSNIGYYAQDHAHDFETDMNLFDWMSQWRQEGEDEQVVRGFLGRMLFGQDDIKKSVKVISGGEQGRMLLGKIMMHKPNILLMDEPTNHMDMESIEALNLALENYKGTLFFVSHDRVFVDSLATRILEIKDGKINDFRGTYAEFLKARG, from the coding sequence TTGATCTCCACAGCAAATATCACCCAACAATTCGGCGCTAAGCCACTTTTCGAAAATATTTCAGTTAAGTTCGGCGAAGGCAACCGCTACGGTTTAATCGGCGCGAATGGCTGTGGTAAATCGACGTTCATGAAGATCCTATCTGGTGAACTTGAGCCAAGTGCTGGTAACGTAAGCTACGATCCAAACGAGCGCGTAGCTAAACTAAACCAAGACCAATTTGCTTACGAAGAATTCACGGTAATCGACACGGTTATCATGGGTCACAAAGAGCTTTGGGCTATTAAGCAAGAGCGTGACCGTATTTACTCTTTGCCTGAAATGAGCGAAGAAGACGGCATGAAAGTGGCTGACCTTGAAGTTCAGTTTGCTGAAATGGACGGTTACATGGCAGAAGCGAAAGCGGGTGAGCTTCTTCTTGCGGTAGGTATTGAAGAATCTATGCACTTCGGTCTGATGAGCGAAGTAGCTCCAGGTTGGAAACTTCGTGTTCTATTGTCTCAAGTACTGTTTGCAGACCCGCATATCATGCTTCTTGACGAACCAACGAACAACCTGGACATGGATACCATCAAGTGGTTGGAAGATACGCTAAACCAACGTAACTGCACAATGATCATCATTTCGCACGACCGTCACTTCCTAAACTCTGTTTGTACACACATGGCTGACCTTGATTACGGCGAACTTCGTCTATTCCCTGGTAACTACGATGAGTACATGACGGCAGCGACTCAAGCTCGTGAGCGTCTACTGTCTGACAACGCTAAGAAGAAAGCACAAATTGCTGAACTTCAAACGTTCGTATCTCGTTTCTCGGCTAACGCATCTAAAGCGAAGCAAGCAACGTCTCGTGCTAAGCAGATCGATAAGATCCAACTAGACGAAGTTAAAGCGTCTAGCCGCCAAAACCCATTCATCCGTTTCGAGCAGTCTAAAGAGCTATTCCGTAACGCACTTGTGATAGAAAACCTATCTCAAGGTTTTGAAGAAGATCTATACAACAAGTTCGACGGTATCTTCGAAGTGGGTGAGCGTGTTGCTATCATTGGTGAAAACGGTGTAGGTAAAACAACGCTACTTAACACACTAGCAGGTGCTCTAGAGCCACGCACTGGTGAGTACAAGTGGTCTGAGAACTCAAACATCGGTTACTACGCTCAAGATCACGCACACGATTTCGAGACTGACATGAACCTGTTTGATTGGATGAGCCAATGGCGTCAAGAAGGCGAAGACGAGCAAGTTGTTCGTGGCTTCCTAGGTCGTATGCTGTTTGGTCAAGACGACATTAAGAAATCTGTAAAGGTTATCTCTGGTGGTGAGCAAGGTCGTATGCTTCTTGGTAAGATCATGATGCATAAACCAAACATCCTTCTAATGGATGAACCAACAAACCACATGGATATGGAGTCTATCGAAGCGCTTAACTTGGCACTTGAGAACTACAAAGGCACATTGTTCTTCGTATCTCACGACCGTGTATTCGTAGACTCGCTTGCAACTCGTATCCTTGAAATCAAAGATGGCAAGATCAACGATTTCCGCGGTACTTACGCTGAGTTCTTGAAAGCCCGCGGTTAA
- a CDS encoding DUF3306 domain-containing protein, with translation MATNFFSRWSQRKLDESTDELLESEQTREDTDLTSSEASFSSSVIDAETSDSLDSGDVENEFLESNQETHAADVQDPVPEATEDLSVAQLLVSEASESVKKAALRKLFLSEEFNVRDGLDDYDDDYSNLKTLSEGVAETLRDWVKDKTEEDTVSEPVQVADNEEETLIDEVDDSINEAKETESELSESDEIAGEEKELYKNTVPGNGATMSDEADLKEMGQNIPHK, from the coding sequence ATGGCAACTAACTTTTTTAGCCGTTGGTCTCAGCGAAAGCTTGATGAATCTACCGATGAACTATTGGAATCAGAACAAACGCGAGAAGACACTGATCTTACCTCCTCAGAGGCTTCGTTTTCGAGTTCAGTTATAGACGCAGAAACTTCAGATTCACTAGACAGTGGAGATGTAGAAAATGAGTTTTTAGAAAGCAATCAAGAAACTCATGCTGCTGACGTTCAAGATCCCGTACCAGAAGCCACTGAAGATTTGTCTGTTGCTCAATTATTGGTGTCAGAAGCTTCAGAAAGCGTAAAAAAAGCCGCATTACGTAAACTATTCCTATCAGAGGAGTTTAACGTGCGTGATGGCTTGGACGATTACGACGACGATTACAGCAATTTGAAGACTCTCTCTGAAGGTGTTGCCGAAACTCTTCGCGATTGGGTAAAAGACAAGACAGAAGAAGACACAGTAAGCGAGCCTGTTCAAGTCGCTGATAATGAAGAAGAAACTTTGATTGATGAGGTTGATGACTCTATTAATGAAGCCAAAGAGACCGAATCAGAACTCAGTGAAAGTGACGAAATTGCGGGGGAAGAAAAAGAACTGTATAAAAACACAGTTCCGGGTAATGGCGCTACAATGTCAGACGAAGCTGATCTGAAAGAGATGGGACAAAATATACCACACAAATAA
- a CDS encoding DUF3305 domain-containing protein gives MSEIKEFKEQYEKTEAAWPIGVQRIEKEIKTGIWVTTQWELTGFELSPEDETQDVCLLQLHKDERTDYRFNLSSQQPKLFLVMDNVDSDVKPVIQLLTASQTVAGQYMDGDNQVLSYDIPLPVQAWMEAFIGRHGELLETRRKKRKGAGRSNGN, from the coding sequence ATGTCTGAGATAAAAGAATTCAAAGAACAATATGAAAAAACAGAAGCAGCTTGGCCAATCGGTGTCCAAAGAATAGAAAAAGAGATCAAAACGGGTATCTGGGTTACAACGCAATGGGAATTGACCGGTTTTGAACTGTCACCAGAAGACGAAACCCAAGACGTATGTTTACTTCAATTACATAAAGATGAACGTACAGACTATCGATTCAACCTAAGCTCTCAGCAACCTAAGCTTTTCTTAGTAATGGATAATGTCGATTCTGATGTTAAGCCCGTCATTCAGTTACTTACGGCTTCACAAACCGTTGCAGGGCAATACATGGACGGTGACAACCAAGTACTTTCCTACGACATTCCATTACCAGTACAAGCTTGGATGGAAGCGTTCATCGGTCGTCATGGCGAGTTATTAGAAACAAGACGTAAAAAACGCAAAGGCGCGGGTAGATCTAATGGCAACTAA
- a CDS encoding glycerophosphodiester phosphodiesterase: protein MIVHIAFLIKANGHQALNACQQVWAHRGLTTIEQENSISAFSSAFKHGATGVELDVHFHSESFQFIVSHDPVIDVVNSEVLTLEEVFTEFGDGHFYWLDFKNLYQLNPNERSRALEKLELLSQTVVSKSELLVESVDDRALSSFTQQGFQTSYWIALPNDLSQLSYLIHTFKIKVKYLLGQFTMISTDIVNYSSRFQIQLPTIPTLLFTVNDSATISSLFEKNNVRVVLTDLALYGTPQGCIDDNK, encoded by the coding sequence ATGATTGTCCATATTGCATTCCTCATAAAAGCGAATGGTCATCAGGCGTTAAATGCATGCCAGCAAGTGTGGGCACATAGAGGTTTAACGACCATAGAGCAGGAGAATAGCATTTCTGCGTTCTCTTCAGCCTTTAAACACGGAGCTACTGGAGTGGAGCTTGATGTCCATTTTCACAGCGAATCTTTTCAATTTATTGTCAGTCATGATCCGGTTATTGATGTTGTGAACTCGGAAGTATTAACCCTCGAAGAAGTTTTCACTGAATTTGGAGACGGCCATTTCTATTGGTTGGATTTCAAAAACCTATACCAACTTAACCCCAATGAGAGGTCGAGAGCCCTAGAAAAGCTAGAACTGCTTTCTCAAACGGTCGTTAGTAAGTCTGAATTGCTTGTTGAATCCGTGGATGACCGTGCATTAAGTTCGTTTACACAACAGGGTTTTCAGACCAGTTATTGGATCGCACTACCAAACGATTTGAGCCAATTATCGTATCTCATTCATACCTTTAAAATAAAAGTTAAGTACCTTTTAGGCCAATTTACGATGATATCAACTGATATCGTCAATTATTCAAGCCGCTTTCAAATCCAGCTTCCTACAATCCCGACTTTATTATTCACCGTTAATGACTCAGCAACAATTTCCTCACTGTTTGAAAAAAACAATGTGAGAGTAGTCCTAACGGATTTAGCGCTATATGGCACGCCACAAGGATGTATTGATGACAATAAATAG